The following coding sequences are from one Dermacentor silvarum isolate Dsil-2018 chromosome 4, BIME_Dsil_1.4, whole genome shotgun sequence window:
- the LOC119448954 gene encoding uncharacterized protein LOC119448954, which translates to MLEIVIQEPTRQRMRPTQVIDWDSFRTHRKEQATPPVITDIKAWTAEIVKHVTDATQTVEVEDTVPHCDRYYAHLWERKKSLEALLATRKWDRDIRRRLARAHTNIENYAIELTRQSWHNICDQMNKTPNARNTWNLLRHLMDPAGGDLRARQQLERIFHQYPGTPDELKQELINTYIRPEPATTLPPYQGSANPGLDAPISLAEVRAELNRLKTNSAAGPDRISNTMPRNLDDASIHALTDYLQECWASGTIPQEWKCAKLVFIPKPGKPPTLANLRPISITSCVGKLMEHVIQSRLLRYLEDNHLLQDTMFGFRPHLAGPDIMLLLHHQVVMRRTLDTKVIVGLDVAKAFDNILHEAILQQLQTLGVGHRTYAYVRDFLTDRKIQLSVGTGHPSIISPGNRGTPQGSVLSPLLFNVALIGLPKLLADIPQLHHSVYADDLTLWITHGSDGAIEETLQTAIDRVGGYLDTVGLSCSATKSEYIIIPSPGRRPPKILPEINLQVQGNPIPRTDHIRILGLHLQANGSNNISLQRIDQSVLQIGRLHKRVSNKHRGMRECNLLRLVQAFICSRITYSAPYLRLIRAESERLEASLRKAYKTALGIPMSTATHKLMALGISNTVSELIEATLTAQYERLSLTHAGRAVLQQVGISPTRAAPNYIDLTPEYRQNLRIPLIPKRMHPEHHGERRADRARQFEKRFSGRPDVTYTDASYHPSKPAMVAAALAPHRSWYTACSIRNAETVTAAEEVAIALALADPITKVVISDSQQAIRNYDAGRISRPASHILHSTPPSSTSRLLLWAPAHESFRGNVQVHKLSRDLSCRAERRIHRPESPDTTISHDSLLTTYTDILQYYRLGRCIYPPAHRDLTRREAVQWHKLQTGSFPHPLLYSKIFPQQITPRCKHCSAPATLIHMAWTCTHYNTDKTNTPESWESLLRSSEPADQRRLIQRAVEAAESQGIPADLL; encoded by the coding sequence ATGCTCGAGATCGTGATACAAGAGCCCACGAGGCAACGTATGCGGCCGACTCAGGTGATTGACTGGGACTCCTTTCGCACGCACAGGAAAGAGCAGGCCACACCTCCCGTCATTACCGACATCAAAGCATGGACAGCCGAAATCGTCAAACACGTGACTGACGCCACGCAAACCGTCGAGGTTGAGGACACAGTCCCACACTGCGACCGTTACTACGCCCATCTCTGGGAGCGCAAGAAGTCGCTCGAAGCTCTTCTCGCCACTCGAAAATGGGACCGCGATATCCGCCGTCGGCTGGCGCGCGCCCACACGAACATTGAGAACTATGCAATAGAACTCACCCGCCAAAGCTGGCACAACATTTGTGACCAGATGAACAAGACTCCGAACGCTCGTAACACGTGGAACCTGCTCCGACATCTAATGGACCCGGCCGGAGGTGATCTCCGAGCACGCCAACAGCTTGAGCGAATCTTCCATCAGTATCCTGGGACACCAGATGAGCTCAAACAAGAGCTCATTAACACCTACATCCGCCCCGAACCGGCAACCACCCTTCCCCCCTATCAGGGCTCGGCCAACCCTGGCCTAGACGCCCCGATCTCTTTAGCGGAGGTCCGTGCAGAACTCAATCGCCTCAAGACCAATTCTGCGGCCGGCCCCGACCGCATTTCTAACACGATGCCTAGGAATCTAGATGACGCCTCTATTCACGCCCTCACCGACTACCTTCAAGAGTGTTGGGCGAGCGGTACCATCCCGCAGGAATGGAAGTGCGCCAAGCTAGTCTTCATCCCCAAGCCGGGAAAACCACCCACCTTGGCCAACCTCCGTCCCATCTCTATCACGTCCTGCGTTGGGAAATTAATGGAACACGTTATCCAGTCCAGACTTCTTCGCTACCTAGAAGACAACCACCTCCTACAAGACACGATGTTCGGTTTCCGTCCTCACTTAGCAGGCCCCGACATAATGCTTCTTCTCCATCACCAGGTAGTCATGCGTCGCACACTAGACACGAAAGTCATCGTCGGCCTCGATGTTGCCAAGGCCTTCGACAATATCCTCCATGAAGCGATTCTTCAACAACTCCAGACTCTCGGCGTCGGACATCGCACGTATGCATACGTCCGAGACTTCCTGACCGACCGCAAGATACAACTCAGCGTCGGCACGGGACATCCCTCCATCATCTCTCCTGGCaaccgcggcacgccgcaaggctcagTACTCTCGCCGCTGCTTTTCAACGTTGCACTGATAGGCCTGCCCAAGCTTCTGGCTGACATTCCCCAGCTACACCACAGCGTTTATGCTGACGATCTTACTCTTTGGATCACACACGGCAGTGACGGCGCGATCGAAGAGACTCTCCAGACCGCCATCGATCGGGTCGGAGGCTATCTGGATACAGTTGGCCTCAGCTGCTCGGCGACTAAGTCAGAGTATATAATCATCCCGTCCCCAGGACGACGCCCACCAAAAATACTTCCCGAGATCAACCTCCAGGTGCAAGGAAACCCCATCCCTCGTACAGATCACATCAGGATTCTGGGCCTACACCTACAGGCAAACGGCAGCAACAATATATCGCTCCAACGCATCGACCAGTCGGTGCTACAGATCGGACGTCTTCACAAGCGAGTCTCCAACAAGCACCGAGGTATGCGAGAGTGCAACCTCCTGCGCCTCGTCCAAGCCTTCATCTGCTCCCGCATCACCTACTCCGCACCTTACTTACGTCTCATCCGCGCCGAAAGCGAACGGCTAGAGGCGTCACTTCGAAAAGCATACAAGACGGCCCTGGGTATTCCCATGTCAACAGCTACTCACAAGCTTATGGCTCTCGGCATCTCCAACACCGTGAGCGAACTGATCGAAGCTACCCTCACCGCCCAATACGAGCGGTTGTCACTCACACACGCTGGCCGCGCGGTACTGCAGCAAGTTGGGATCTCACCAACGAGGGCGGCCCCCAATTATATTGACCTTACACCGGAATATCGTCAAAATCTCCGAATACCTCTCATTCCCAAACGGATGCATCCGGAACACCACGGCGAGAGACGGGCCGATCGTGCACGACAGTTCGAGAAACGCTTCAGCGGACGTCCAGATGTCACGTATACGGACGCCTCTTACCACCCCTCGAAACCAGCGATGGTGGCGGCAGCCCTCGCCCCGCACCGCAGCTGGTACACAGCCTGCAGCATTCGCAACGCAGAAACAGTCACCGCAGCAGAGGAGGTTGCCATTgcgcttgcgctagctgatcctaTTACCAAAGTCGTCATAAGTGATTCTCAACAGGCGATCCGCAACTACGATGCCGGCCGTATCTCTCGCCCGGCATCACACATTCTGCATTCTACTCCCCCCTCCTCCACATCCCGCTTACTCCTGTGGGCTCCAGCCCATGAATCGTTCAGGGGAAACGTCCAGGTGCATAAACTTTCTCGAGATCTTAGCTGCCGAGCCGAGCGTAGGATCCACCGCCCCGAATCCCCTGACACCACTATCTCGCACGATTCTCTACTCACCACTTACACGGACATCCTCCAGTACTACCGACTCGGGAGATGCATATATCCTCCCGCACACCGTGATCTAACAAGGCGCGAGGCCGTCCAATGGCACAAACTACAAACAGGCAGCTTCCCACACCCCCTTttatacagtaaaatctttccGCAACAAATAACGCCTCGGTGCAAACACTGCTCAGCTCCGGCCACTCTCATACACATGGCGTGGACTTGTACGCATTACAACACAGACAAAACAAACACCCCAGAGTCGTGGGAGTCCCTCCTGCGTAGCTCCGAGCCAGCAGACCAACGTCGGCTCATCCAGCGTGCGGTGGAGGCCGCGGAATCCCAAGGGatccccgccgacctcctctaa